In the Paraburkholderia acidisoli genome, CTGCCGTACGCGAGCGGTGCCGAGGGCCGCGACGCGTGGGAGCGCGTGCGCACCGAAGTCGCCATGACGCCCGAAGCCGTGGTGCGTCTCGCCGAAGCCGCGCAGGCGCGTTACGGCTTCAACGACTTCAAGCTCAAGGGCGGCGTACTGGCCGGCGACGCCGAAATCGAAGCCGTCACCGCGCTCGCCGAACGCTTCCCGCAAGCGCGCGTGACGCTCGACCCGAACGGCGCGTGGTCGCTCGCCGAAGCCATTCGCCTGTGCCGCGACCAGCACGACGTGCTTGCTTATGCCGAAGACCCGTGCGGTGCCGAGAACGGCTATTCGGGCCGCGAAGTGATGGCCGAATTCCGCCGCGCTACGGGCTTACCCACGGCCACCAACATGATCGCGACCGACTGGCGCCAGATGGGTCACGCCATCCAGCTGCAATCCGTCGATATCCCGCTCGCCGATCCGCATTTCTGGACCATGCAGGGTTCGGTGCGCGTCGCGCAGATGTGCAACGACTGGGGCCTCACGTGGGGTTCGCACTCGAACAATCACTTCGACATTTCGCTCGCGATGTTCACGCACGTGGCCGCTGCCGCGCCGGGCAAGATCACCGCGATCGACACGCACTGGATCTGGCAGGACGGCCAGTTCCTCACGCGCGATCCGCTGCAGATCGTGGGCGGCAAGGTGCAGGTGCCGCAGAAGCCGGGCCTCGGCATCGAAGTCGACATGGACGCGCTGGACAAGGCGCACGCGCTGTATCAGGAACATGGTCTCGGCGCGCGCGACGACGCGATGGCCATGCAATACCTCGTTCCGAACTGGAAATTCGACAACAAGCGCCCGTGCCTCGTGCGCTGATATCGAACCACTCACCCTTATTTAGCGTCACTCATTCATCCGAGGATCAAGATCATGACCACACCGCAAGAACTCAAGCAAATCGTTTCCGAAGGTCTGCTGTCGTTTCCCGTGACCGACTTCGACGCGCAAGGCAACTTCCGCGCCGACACCTACGCCGAACGGCTCGAATGGCTCGCGCCATATGGCGCGACGGCGCTGTTCGCGGCGGGCGGCACGGGCGAATTCTTCTCGCTCACGAAGAGCGAGTACACGCAGGTCATCAAGACCGCGACGGAAACCTGCAAGGGCAAGGTGCCGATTCTCGCGGGCGCGGGCGGCGCCACGCGCGTGGCCATCGAATACGCGCAGGAAGCCGAGCGCAATGGCGCGCAAGGCATCTTGCTGATGCCGCATTACCTCACGGAAGCCTCGCAGGACGGCATTGCCGCGCACGCCGAGCAGGTCTGCAAAGCCGTGCCGAACATGGGCGTGATCATCTACAACCGCGCCAATTCGAAGCTCAACGCCGACGCGCTGGAACGCCTTGCCGACCGTTGCCCGAACCTCATCGGTTTCAAGGACGGCGTGGGCGAGATCGAAGCGATGGTGTCGATCCGCCGCCGTCTGGGCGATCGCTTCTCGTACCTCGGCGGCCTGCCCACGGCCGAAGTCTACGCGGAGGCCTACAAGGCGCTGGGCGTGCCGGTGTATTCGTCGGCGGTATTCAACTTCATTCCGAAGACGGCGATGGAGTTCTACCGCGCGGTCGCCGCCGAAGACCACGCCACCACGGGCCGTCTGATCGACGAATTCTTCCTGCCGTATCTGGCCATCCGCAATCGCCGCGCGGGCTACGCGGTCAGCATCGTGAAGGCGGGCGCGAAGCTCGTGGGCCGCGACGCCGGTCCGGTGCGCGCGCCGCTCACCGACCTCACGGAAGACGAACTCGCGCAACTCGCCGTGCTGATCAAGAAGCTCGGCGCGCAATAACGCGTATCGAGCGCGTATCGAACGCGCGTCCAGCGGCAAAAACGAAACAGGGCCCGAAAGGGCCCTGTGCTTTTGTTGCGCGCGAGACGAGTCGAAGCAAAAGACGTTACGACTTCTCCGCGCCGTCGCCGAACAGATCGAGATTGGCGTCGGTGCGCGCCTTGCGGCCAGCGCCATTCGCCGCCTGCGTGGCGCGCGGGCCCTTGGCGCGGCGCGGCTTGCCGAACAGATCTTCGGGCGTGAAGCCGAATTCGGCGATCGCCGCGCGGGCGGACGCGAGCGCTTCTTGCGCGGCTTCGGCGCGCAGGGTTTCGATGCGCTCGTCGAGCGCGCGCTTCTGGGCGAGCAATTCGCGGTAAGTTGCCATCGATGAATCGTGTCGAGTAAAACGAGTGGCCGATTTTACGCGTTGCGCACGCTTCGCGGGCAAGTCGCGAACCGGCGAGCGTGGCGAATGCCACACAGTCCACCGCACACGCTGGCGCTACGCCCGCGCTAGAGGTACACCGCGAGCAGCGCCACCACCACGCACGAGAAGCCGAACAGCAGCGCCGCGAGCCACAGCGAGGCGCGCGCGGGCGGGCGCACGGCGTCGGGCAAACGCTTCCTGCCGCTCAGCATCGGCCCGACCAGATTCTGGCCCTTGACGATCGCGTACACGGCGATCGCGCACACATGCAGCACGACTGCCGCCAGCATCACGTCCCAGCCGATCGCGTGCACGGCGCCGATGAAGTTGGCGACGGCGGCGGGCACGATTTCGCTGAGCGGGCCTTCGTCGGCGATATCGTTGTTGTCGTAGAGGCCGCTCAAGGTCTCCACGAGCAGCAGGGCGACGAGCGCCAGGACCATCCAGCCGCCCGCGGCGTTGTGGCCCACCTGCACGTCGGGTTCGCGGCGCGGCAGCGTGCGCAGATGCGCGAACGCCTTGCGCGGCGAAGCGAGGAAGCGCGAGAAGCGCGCGGTTTCGCTGCCGAAGCAGCCCCATAGAATGCGGAAGATCACGAGCGCGAGCAGCGTTTCGCCCACGCGCACATGCGTCTGCATCCAGTTCAGGCGTTGCGTGACGTAAGCCGCCGCGACGAGCACGACCGTCAGCCAGTGAAAGAGGCGCGTAGGCAAGTCCCAGACACGTACGCGGCGCGTCGGGGCCGATGACGCGCCCTGGTGAGAAGCGTGGTCCGACGAATAGCGATCCATGATGGCGGAAGTGATGCGAGGTAGAAGGCGTTCGCCTTCATGATAGGTCACGTGCACGACCATTACGCGGCGCTACGTGGCGTTGCCGTGCGACTTCGGCGATACTTCCGCTTGCCTTTCAATCCACGTATTTTCCCTTCAGGCGTTTGCGCGCCCATTCAACCGGCAGATGGAAAAGAACCGACTCGAAGCGTTCAGCGATGGCGTGCTCGCCATCATCATCACCATCATGGTGCTGGAACTCAAGGTGCCGCACGGCGAATCGCTCGCCGCGCTCGCGCCGCTGTGGCCAACGTACCTGAGCTACGTGCTGAGTTTCATCTACGTGGGAATTTACTGGAACAACCATCACCACATCATGTATGCGGCGCGCAGCGTCAACGGGTCGGTGTTGTGGGCCAACCTGCATTTGCTGTTCTGGCTCTCGCTGCTGCCGTTCACCACGGGCTGGATGGGCGAGAACCATTTCGGGCGCTGGCCAACCGTGCTGTATGGCGTGAATCTGCTGCTGTGCGCGGTGGCCTATGTGGTGCTGCAAATCGTGCTGGTGCGCTATCACGGTCACGAGAGCCCGCTCGCGCGCGCGTTGGGCCGCGACTTCAAGGGCAAGATTTCGCCGGTGCTGTATCTCACGGGGTGCGGGCTGGCGGCGCTCGATTATCCGCAGGTCGGCGCGATTTTCTACTTGATCGTCGCGCTGTTGTGGCTCGTGCCCGACCGGCGCATGGAGCGTCTCGCGCTCGCATCGCGCGAACACGAGAAGGGCGCGGAGTAAGTTTTCGCGGAGTTCCACCAGCGCGAATCCGGCGCGAGTGAGTTGCGCGCCGGATGCATCGTCAGTCAGTCCAACCGATCAGTCGATCAACCGGTCAGCCGCCCAGGTGCTTGCGCTTGGCGAGTTCCTGCGCCTTCGCGTAATCGGCCTGGATCAGGGGCAAGCCGTCCGTTGCCGCTTTCTTCAGGCCCGCGTCGCGGCCCGAGGCGATTTCCGCCTGAAACGCCGAGAGCGTCTTCTGCTGGCCCGCCAGCGCCACCTGCTCGATATACGCCTTGTCGAAGTCGGCGCCGCGCAGATTCTTGATGCCGTCGAGCACGGCCGTGTCGGGGTCGTCGCGCGGCACGTCCACGCCGCGCGGGCTCGCGGCGCGCATCGCGTCGCCGAGCTTCGTGTAATCGGCAACGATCTTCTCGGCGAACGCCTTCACTTCGCGGTCGGTCGAGCGCGAGTCGGCAATCCGCGCGGCATCGCGCTGCGTCGAGACCGTTTGCGTGCCGTCGGCAATAAACGTCTTGTCGGCGGCGTGCAGTTCCGGCGCGCCGGCGGCGGATGCGGCGGGCGCGGCCGTTTGCGCGTGGGCATCGAGCGTGACGGCAAAGAGGCTGGCGGCGGAAGCCGCGATGAGCGAGGCAAGCGAGAGGCGAGTCATGAGCACTCCTGTTTCGTCGGATTTTCGTCGACGTTTCGTTGATTGAGATCGATATCGATTTCGTATCGATCGACCGTCGCGCGAGCCGCGGTGATTTGCAGCGAGACGTCCTGCGAGATGTCCCGCGAAACGGTCTGACGAATTCTAGGAATGCGCTTGCGCTTCAGGTGAAACGAAGAATTCGCTTATGTAACGAGTGGTAAGGTCAAAATAGAAAAGAAAATCAAAAGAAAATCGACCGCGCATAAAAAAACTCACTCCTCTTCACGCATACCCTGTTTTTCAAACGCACTCGCCGGGCGCAGAATGTCTCTCGACGCGCATCCGCGTTTTCGATGCGAACGTCCCACGATCTGGGCTTTTCGCCCGGTTGCAGGCCAACGAGGAGGAGACAGGATGGACGACAAACTGGTTGCCGATACAACGTCGGGCGCAAGCGCGAATGCGGCAATAACGGCTCACGCGAGTTTCCGCTGGCGCGTGTTGTTCTGGCTGATGATCGGCGGCGTCATCAATTATCTCGACCGTGCGAATCTCGCCATCGCCGCGCCCGGCATGATTCACGATCTCGGTCTCACGCGCACGCAGATCGGTTTGCTCGGCACCGTGTTTTCGTGGACCTATGCGGTGATGCAATTGCCGGCGGGCTGGATCATCGACCGCTTCGGCGCAAAGCGCGCTTATGCCATCGGCATGATCTGGTGGAGCGTGGCCACGTGGCTCACGGGCGTGGTCGGCTCGATCTCGGGTCTCATCGTCATGCGCGTGCTGCTCGCCGTGGGCGAAGCGCCGTGCTGGCCCACCTCCGCGAAGATCACCGCCGCATGGTTCCCGGCCAAGGAACGCGGCTTCGCCACCGGCATCTGGGACTCGTCCTCGAAGTGGGGGCCCGCGCTCGCGCCCGCCGTGCTCGTCGCGTTGATGATCGCGTTCGGCTGGCGCTCGCTGTTTCACGTGACGGGCGCGATCGGCATCGTATTCGCCGTGCTGTTCCTGTTCTTCTATCGCAATCCCGCGCAAAGCAAGCGGCTCTCGCGCGAGGAATTCGCCTATATCGAAGCGGGCGGCGGCGGCCATGAACGCTCGCTCACGAGCGCGCCCATCCGCTGGCGCGCGCTGTTCGCCTCGCGGAGCGTATGGGGCATGATTCTCGGCTACTTCTGCGCGATCTGGCTCTGGAATCTCTTTCTCGTGTTCCTGCCGCTGTATCTGCTCGACCGCTTTCATATCTCGTTCGCG is a window encoding:
- a CDS encoding H-NS family nucleoid-associated regulatory protein, which gives rise to MATYRELLAQKRALDERIETLRAEAAQEALASARAAIAEFGFTPEDLFGKPRRAKGPRATQAANGAGRKARTDANLDLFGDGAEKS
- a CDS encoding DUF4142 domain-containing protein, which encodes MTRLSLASLIAASAASLFAVTLDAHAQTAAPAASAAGAPELHAADKTFIADGTQTVSTQRDAARIADSRSTDREVKAFAEKIVADYTKLGDAMRAASPRGVDVPRDDPDTAVLDGIKNLRGADFDKAYIEQVALAGQQKTLSAFQAEIASGRDAGLKKAATDGLPLIQADYAKAQELAKRKHLGG
- a CDS encoding TMEM175 family protein translates to MEKNRLEAFSDGVLAIIITIMVLELKVPHGESLAALAPLWPTYLSYVLSFIYVGIYWNNHHHIMYAARSVNGSVLWANLHLLFWLSLLPFTTGWMGENHFGRWPTVLYGVNLLLCAVAYVVLQIVLVRYHGHESPLARALGRDFKGKISPVLYLTGCGLAALDYPQVGAIFYLIVALLWLVPDRRMERLALASREHEKGAE
- a CDS encoding MFS transporter gives rise to the protein MDDKLVADTTSGASANAAITAHASFRWRVLFWLMIGGVINYLDRANLAIAAPGMIHDLGLTRTQIGLLGTVFSWTYAVMQLPAGWIIDRFGAKRAYAIGMIWWSVATWLTGVVGSISGLIVMRVLLAVGEAPCWPTSAKITAAWFPAKERGFATGIWDSSSKWGPALAPAVLVALMIAFGWRSLFHVTGAIGIVFAVLFLFFYRNPAQSKRLSREEFAYIEAGGGGHERSLTSAPIRWRALFASRSVWGMILGYFCAIWLWNLFLVFLPLYLLDRFHISFAQLGIYASIPWFGGAAGEIVAGWVAKKLVDRGVASPMVAKRLIIVVCSLCAAACALALPFVSSIITTVVLMTFGLAFISATIGNAWALAGDIAPSSMIASVSAIQNFGGYFGGAFSPVAAGFIVDRTGSYSLAFVIGGVIAGCAALFYWFMARRTVAQ
- a CDS encoding cytochrome b/b6 domain-containing protein, with the translated sequence MDRYSSDHASHQGASSAPTRRVRVWDLPTRLFHWLTVVLVAAAYVTQRLNWMQTHVRVGETLLALVIFRILWGCFGSETARFSRFLASPRKAFAHLRTLPRREPDVQVGHNAAGGWMVLALVALLLVETLSGLYDNNDIADEGPLSEIVPAAVANFIGAVHAIGWDVMLAAVVLHVCAIAVYAIVKGQNLVGPMLSGRKRLPDAVRPPARASLWLAALLFGFSCVVVALLAVYL
- the gudD gene encoding glucarate dehydratase; the encoded protein is MSTSTVRSHATPVVTELRVVPVAGRDSMLLNLSGAHGPFFTRNVVLLRDSAGNTGVGEVPGGEAIRKTLDDARAFVVGQSIGNLQAVLNTVRKQFADRDSGGRGLQTFDLRTTIHAVTALEAALLDLLGQHLNVPVAALLGEGQQRSEVEMLGYLFFIGDRNKTDLPYASGAEGRDAWERVRTEVAMTPEAVVRLAEAAQARYGFNDFKLKGGVLAGDAEIEAVTALAERFPQARVTLDPNGAWSLAEAIRLCRDQHDVLAYAEDPCGAENGYSGREVMAEFRRATGLPTATNMIATDWRQMGHAIQLQSVDIPLADPHFWTMQGSVRVAQMCNDWGLTWGSHSNNHFDISLAMFTHVAAAAPGKITAIDTHWIWQDGQFLTRDPLQIVGGKVQVPQKPGLGIEVDMDALDKAHALYQEHGLGARDDAMAMQYLVPNWKFDNKRPCLVR
- the kdgD gene encoding 5-dehydro-4-deoxyglucarate dehydratase encodes the protein MTTPQELKQIVSEGLLSFPVTDFDAQGNFRADTYAERLEWLAPYGATALFAAGGTGEFFSLTKSEYTQVIKTATETCKGKVPILAGAGGATRVAIEYAQEAERNGAQGILLMPHYLTEASQDGIAAHAEQVCKAVPNMGVIIYNRANSKLNADALERLADRCPNLIGFKDGVGEIEAMVSIRRRLGDRFSYLGGLPTAEVYAEAYKALGVPVYSSAVFNFIPKTAMEFYRAVAAEDHATTGRLIDEFFLPYLAIRNRRAGYAVSIVKAGAKLVGRDAGPVRAPLTDLTEDELAQLAVLIKKLGAQ